CGAACATGGTGCGCGAGAACGCCGGCCATGACGCCCGCCCGTACTTCCCCTTCGTCTTCTCGGTGTTCATGTTCGTCCTGTTCGGCAACATGATCGGGATGATCCCCTACACCTTCACGTTCACCAGCCACATCATCGTGACGTTCGCCCTGGCGGCGACGGTGTTCGTGTTCGTGACGATCCTGGCGCTGGTGAAGCACGGCCTGCACTTCTTCACGTTCTTCATGCCCCATGGCGCGCCCATCGCGCTGGCGCCGATCCTGATCCCCATCGAGGTGATCTCGTACCTGATGCGCCCGGTCAGCCTCTCCATCCGACTGTTCGCCAACATGATGGCGGGCCACACGATGCTGAAGGTGTTCGCCGGCTTCACGGTGCTGATGATCTCCGGCCTGGGTGCGGTCGGGTTCCTGGCGGGGCTGGTCCCGGTTGCGATCAACATCGCGCTCACCGGCTTCGAATTCCTGGTCGCGTTCCTGCAAGCATACGTCTTCACGATCCTGACCTGCCTGTACATCCGCGATGCGCTGGAACTGCACTAAGCAGACCTAGGGTATCCCGGACGCTAAGTTGACGCCTATCCCATCATCCAGTTCACCTTTAAGACAGAGGATTGAGTACCATGGAAGCTGAAGCCGCCAAGTTCGTCGGCGCCGGTCTGGCCGTCATCGCCCTCGCTGGCGTCGGCATGGGCATCGGCAACATCTTCTCGACCCTGATCGGCTCGATCGCCCGCAACCCGGCCGTGCAGCCCAAGGTGTTCCCGATCGGCATTCTGGGCTTCGCGCTGACGGAAGCCGTGGCGCTGTTCGCGCTGCTGATCGCCTTCCTGATCCTGTTCGCCTAAGGCACCCGGTGCGGGGCCGGACGGGTTCGCCCGCCCGGTTCCGCCGGTCAGAACAAAAGCTATGCCGCCGGGACAACCGGCGGCACACGCTCTGACGCGGCGCCGGCCCATCGGGTTTGGCGCCGCACCTTTGCCTTGGGGGACCGATCAATGCCGAACCTGTTGGCCAAAGGACGGCTGGCCCGCTGGTCTGTTGGTGCGAGTGCTGTGCTCGTCACGATGACCACGGCGGCTGGTTCCGTTCTGGCGGCGGCTGCGGAACACGGCGGCGAACATGCCTCCGGTGGTCTGCCGCAGCTCAATCCCGCCAATTTTCCCACCCAGATTTTCTGGCTGGCGCTGTCCTTCGCCGCTCTCTACTACCTCATGGCCAAGAAGGCGCTCCCGCGCGTGGCCGAGGTGCTGGAAGAGCGTCAGGACCGTATCTCCCGCGATCTGAGCAAGGCCGCCTCCCTCAAGGAGGAAGCCGAAGCGACCCTGGCCACCGTGGAAAAGGCTCTGGCCGAAGCCCGCGGCGAGGCCCAGAGCGTCATTGCCCAGACCGTCGCCGAGATCGACGCCGCCAACCAGGCCCGTCAGGCCGCCCTGGCCGCCGACATCGCCGAACGCCTGCGCACGGCCGAAGTCCGCATCCAGGCCGCCAAGGATGAGGCCATCGCCAACGTCCGCTCCGCCGCCGCCGACATCGCCCGCGACGTCGCCGTGAAGCTGGGCGCCACCGATGTCGATCAGGCCACCGCCGACGCCGCCGTCGGTGCCGTCATCGAGGAGCGCCGCTCATGATGAAGCCCGAGTTCTGGGTCGCCCTTGCCTTCGTCATCTTCGCCGTTCTGGTGTGGAAGAAGGCCAAGGCCGCCATTGTGGGCGCGCTCGACGCCCGCGCGGAAAAGATCCGTGCGGAACTGGACGAAGCCCAGCGCCTGCGTGAAGACGCCCAGGCCGCTCTGGCCGCCTATCAGCGCCGCCAGCGCGACGCCCTGAAGGAAGCCGAAGCGATCATCGCGCACGCCCGTGAAGAGGCCGCCCGCATCCGTGCCCAGGCCGCTGCGGATCTGGAATCGTCGCTGAAGCGCCGCGAGACCCAGGCCGTGGACCGCATCGCCCAGGCCGAAGCCGCCGCGGTGAACGAGGTCCGTCACCTGACCGTCGATCTTGCCATCCAGGCCGGCCGCAAGCTGCTGAGCGAAGGCATCACGGCGAAGCAGGGCGACGCCCTGATCGACCAGTCGATCGCGGAACTGCCCAAGCACCTGCATTGATCGTTGCCCCCGCGGCAACAGTCTTTGGAGAACCCCGGCCTTTGCGCCGGGGTTTTTCTTTGCTCAAATGGAACCGTTCCACCGTCGCCCCCCTTCGGAGTTCCACGGCCATGGCCACCGGCACCTTTCCTGCGGTTTTCGTGTCCCACGGGTCGCCCACGCTCATTCTGGAGCAGGACTCGCCGGGCCGCGCCTTCCTGTCCGCTTTGGGCCAGCGGCTGGGGCGGCCCACGGCCATCCTGGCGGTTTCCGCCCACTGGATGACCCGCCGGCCCATGGTCAGCACGGCGGTGGCGCCGGAAACCATCCATGATTTCTACGGCTTCCCCGATGCGCTCTACCGCATGACCTACCCCGCGCCGGGGGCGCCGGAACTGGCGCAGCGGGCGGCGGCGCTGCTGACCGAGGCCGGCCTGACCGCCGGAACCGACCCGTCCCAGGGGCTGGATCACGGGGCGTGGGTGCCCTTGCGGCTGATGTACCCCGACGCCGATATCCCGGTGGCGCAGGTGTCGATTCTGCCGGGGCAGGGGGGCGGGGTGCATCTGGCCCTCGGCCGGGCGCTGGCGCCGCTGCGGCAAGAGGGGGTGCTGATCCTGGCCAGCGGCGGGGCGGTTCACAACCTGCGCCATTTCCGCTTCGGCGGGGAAGGGCTGCCGCCGTGGGCCGCCGACTTCGCCGGCTGGCTCGACACCGTGACCACCACGGGGGACGTGGAAGCGGTGGCCCGGTGGGAGACGGCCCCGGCCGCCACGCTGGCCCACCCGTCCGACGACCATTTCCTGCCGCTGGCGGTGGCCATGGGGGCGGGAATCGGACCGGGAGGCGAACGTCCGCACGGGGAACGGCTGCATGGCGGTTTCGAGCACGGCAGCCTGGGCATGCACGCCTACGCCTTCCGCGCGGCGGGGGACCAGTAGGGCGGAAGCAAAAGCCGGTCCCGGACGATGGCTGGGACATGATGGCTGTTTGCGTCCACCCGTGGGTGCCTGTACTATCGCCACGCTCCCGGACGGGGGTATCTCCTTGGATAGCCGCCCTTTTCGCGGCTGGAGTCTGGCGGCAAGGGCGGATGGTCGGCTCGAACAGCGAAACGGCGGCGGATGATCCGGTGACCCGCAAGGGCGGCCGGCGGCGCATCAGCAACCTGAAGGTGGGGCATCGCATCTACCTTGGGTTCGGCATCGCCTTTGCCCTGGTTGTGGCGCTGGCGCTCATTGGGCTGTTGTCCCTCTACGGTATTTCCCGTGGCGTGGGCGCCTTCTCGGCGTCCGCCGATGTGGCGCGGGTGGCGGCGGATGTGGACATCGGCATCCGCGACCTGCAAACCGCCGTGCGCGACTCCATGGCCGCCGCCGGCAACGACGCGGTGGCGCAGAAGGTCGCCGCCAGCCGCGCCGCGCTGGCCGCCTCCCTGTCCGCGCTGAAGGGGGTTCTGGACGACCCCGGCGACCGCCGGGCGGTGGGGGAGGCGGAAGCGGCGCTCGCCCATTACGCCGAAGGGGTGGAGAAACTGTCCTCCCTGCGGCGGGAGCGGGCGGAACTGCTGTCCAGCGTGCTCGACCCGCTGGTGATCCAGACCCGCGACAACCTCGCCAAGCTGAAGGATTCCGGCGGCATCGACTCCGCCACCCTGGTGGGGGAGGCCGCGATCTCCGTTCTGCTGGTCAAGGATCACGCGGTGCGTTTCAGCGAACGCCACGATCCTCTCGAAGCCCAGGCGATGCGCGAGGAACTGGACGCGGCCACCACCCGGCTGGCGGAGCTGAACCGCTATCTGTGGGTGGCCGGCACCCGCCAGATGATCAACGATGTCGAAACCATGCTGGGCAGCCTGGGTGGGATCATCGACCGGCTGGAAGGGGTGGTGGCGGAGGAGGAGAAACTCCGCGGCGACGTCCTGACCCCCGCCGCCGAAACCATCGCCGCCCGCGCCGCCGAGATCCGCCGGCACAACGCCTCCCTGGCCGAACGGCTGCGCACCGCGCTGGACGGCACCAGTTCCAGTTTCCTGACGCTGGCCCTGTGGGCCGGCGGGGCTGTTCTGGCGGTGGGGTTGCTGGCGGCGTGGCTGGTGGCCCGGTCGGTGGCCCGCCCGGTGGATGGCATGGCGCGCGCGGTGACGGCACTGGCCATGGGCGACGGCGCCCCCACGGCCACGCTGCCGGC
This DNA window, taken from Azospirillum fermentarium, encodes the following:
- a CDS encoding F0F1 ATP synthase subunit A — protein: MDPLHQFQINPILQIIIGGFDVSFSNSALFMVIAVGLIYALLVHGMKGRALVPGRLQSLAEMFYEFVANMVRENAGHDARPYFPFVFSVFMFVLFGNMIGMIPYTFTFTSHIIVTFALAATVFVFVTILALVKHGLHFFTFFMPHGAPIALAPILIPIEVISYLMRPVSLSIRLFANMMAGHTMLKVFAGFTVLMISGLGAVGFLAGLVPVAINIALTGFEFLVAFLQAYVFTILTCLYIRDALELH
- a CDS encoding DODA-type extradiol aromatic ring-opening family dioxygenase encodes the protein MATGTFPAVFVSHGSPTLILEQDSPGRAFLSALGQRLGRPTAILAVSAHWMTRRPMVSTAVAPETIHDFYGFPDALYRMTYPAPGAPELAQRAAALLTEAGLTAGTDPSQGLDHGAWVPLRLMYPDADIPVAQVSILPGQGGGVHLALGRALAPLRQEGVLILASGGAVHNLRHFRFGGEGLPPWAADFAGWLDTVTTTGDVEAVARWETAPAATLAHPSDDHFLPLAVAMGAGIGPGGERPHGERLHGGFEHGSLGMHAYAFRAAGDQ
- a CDS encoding ATP synthase subunit C family protein, with the protein product MEAEAAKFVGAGLAVIALAGVGMGIGNIFSTLIGSIARNPAVQPKVFPIGILGFALTEAVALFALLIAFLILFA
- a CDS encoding F0F1 ATP synthase subunit B family protein, giving the protein MPNLLAKGRLARWSVGASAVLVTMTTAAGSVLAAAAEHGGEHASGGLPQLNPANFPTQIFWLALSFAALYYLMAKKALPRVAEVLEERQDRISRDLSKAASLKEEAEATLATVEKALAEARGEAQSVIAQTVAEIDAANQARQAALAADIAERLRTAEVRIQAAKDEAIANVRSAAADIARDVAVKLGATDVDQATADAAVGAVIEERRS
- a CDS encoding sensor histidine kinase, whose protein sequence is MVGSNSETAADDPVTRKGGRRRISNLKVGHRIYLGFGIAFALVVALALIGLLSLYGISRGVGAFSASADVARVAADVDIGIRDLQTAVRDSMAAAGNDAVAQKVAASRAALAASLSALKGVLDDPGDRRAVGEAEAALAHYAEGVEKLSSLRRERAELLSSVLDPLVIQTRDNLAKLKDSGGIDSATLVGEAAISVLLVKDHAVRFSERHDPLEAQAMREELDAATTRLAELNRYLWVAGTRQMINDVETMLGSLGGIIDRLEGVVAEEEKLRGDVLTPAAETIAARAAEIRRHNASLAERLRTALDGTSSSFLTLALWAGGAVLAVGLLAAWLVARSVARPVDGMARAVTALAMGDGAPTATLPADALERRDEIGAMARAVSILQTSTAETERQRREAEAAHSDLAAARDRAEADSTAKTHFLVNMGHELHGPLTAIVDGAQSLMTALHRQGASDLVTEVEMIQWSGEQLVGLVEMILDYAKIEAGTATLCLQDFDVGRLLTECRERVMPAADLHGNRVTIAPLPAGLGAMHSDFAKVRQALLALLDNGCKFTRNGTVTLSAQRVEKDGRAWIRFVVTDTGPGFAPSQAHRFFQPFVQGSNPDGGKVPGAGLGLTLTGYTAALLHGTVEVASAPGAGTRITLSLPAVHRTDDAELDSRSLTAQQALKVTELRALPSS
- a CDS encoding F0F1 ATP synthase subunit B family protein, whose amino-acid sequence is MMKPEFWVALAFVIFAVLVWKKAKAAIVGALDARAEKIRAELDEAQRLREDAQAALAAYQRRQRDALKEAEAIIAHAREEAARIRAQAAADLESSLKRRETQAVDRIAQAEAAAVNEVRHLTVDLAIQAGRKLLSEGITAKQGDALIDQSIAELPKHLH